The following proteins come from a genomic window of Anopheles ziemanni chromosome 3, idAnoZiCoDA_A2_x.2, whole genome shotgun sequence:
- the LOC131288637 gene encoding LOW QUALITY PROTEIN: protein cortex-like (The sequence of the model RefSeq protein was modified relative to this genomic sequence to represent the inferred CDS: inserted 2 bases in 1 codon), protein MAFSVKKRTNNRLNEVKKILAPIEYVPNSFGDRFIPRRYALRRSSQFVEDSKLENVTDPIKMKDVCGFWRHHHYTTVLKELFELVPSRNKIFTFXTCRRVSNPLAIRTNLEWVTRPAHPNRQKLDWSCNPRLKPMAFIEAVHDLPNIKRHYQKIIDWSSGGQIAAIFNKKLVIWEPNTDVTIGLGFQHATAIAFNPTGDRLAIAMYFMDRAILDILEVRSEQFGKHGVVKIVEGSEVLLTCLTWDGSGRYVVCGFACGMLSVVDVQTGSGDGTNHRSVEYPAHNSLILMIKFSCGFKYLATGDLDGEVYIWSWSAGQLAVIKHMIASFVFFDWHPWREDEIVIADSEPVLISLHHVASRQVVSYYRREEPDCIVTALSFNKVSGELVVCFTYADDDKQPEIVVLASMDRVVDVLRNHEESIVHLLWSPDGKQLASIGHDETLTIWNFFGSPPNGNTRGKNRKRKLQHDPPAGTSSGLRDVARIQCNRNKEATYRDLASSFLFKPMR, encoded by the exons ATCCTTGCGCCCATAGAGTATGTACCGAATTCTTTCGGCGACAGGTTCATTCCCCGACGTTATGCACTTCGGCGCTCGAGCCAGTTCGTAGAAGATAGTAAGCTGGAAAACGTTACAGATCCGATCAAGATG AAGGACGTGTGTGGATTCTGGAGGCATCACCACTACACGACTGTACTGAAGGAGCTCTTCGAGCTAGTTCCATCCCGTAACAAGATTTTCACGTT CACATGCCGACGCGTGTCCAACCCGTTGGCCATCCGGACGAACCTGGAGTGGGTCACTCGACCGGCGCATCCGAACCGCCAGAAGCTGGACTGGAGCTGTAATCCGCGGCTGAAGCCGATGGCGTTCATTGAGGCCGTGCACGATCTGCCCAACATCAAGCGGCACTACCAGAAGATTATCGACTGGTCGAGTGGGGGCCAGATCGCTGCCATCTTCAACAAGAAGCTGGTGATTTGGGAGCCCAACACGGACGTGACGATCGGACTGGGCTTTCAGCACGCGACCGCCATCGCGTTCAATCCGACCGGCGACCGGCTGGCGATCGCGATGTACTTCATGGACCGGGCGATCCTTGACATCCTGGAGGTCCGCAGCGAGCAGTTCGGGAAGCACGGCGTGGTGAAGATCGTCGAGGGTAGTGAGGTGCTCCTGACCTGTCTGACGTGGGACGGCAGCGGGCGGTACGTGGTGTGCGGGTTCGCGTGCGGAATGCTCTCGGTGGTGGACGTGCAGACGGGCAGTGGTGATGGCACGAACCACCGATCCGTCGAGTATCCCGCCCACAACAGTCTGATTCTGATGATAAAGTTCTCCTGCGGGTTCAAGTACCTGGCCACGGGCGATTTGGACGGCGAGGTGTACATCTGGAGCTGGAGCGCGGGCCAGCTCGCGGTGATCAAGCACATGATCGCGTCGTTCGTCTTCTTCGATTGGCACCCTTGGCGTGAGGACGAGATCGTTATCG ccGACAGCGAGCCGGTCCTGATTTCGCTGCATCACGTCGCGAGCCGCCAGGTAGTGTCGTACTATCGACGCGAGGAGCCCGATTGCATCGTGACGGCGCTTTCGTTCAATAAGGTTTCCGGCGAGCTGGTCGTGTGCTTCACGTACGCTG ACGACGATAAGCAGCCCGAAATAGTCGTGCTGGCCTCGATGGATCGCGTGGTTGATGTGTTGCGCAATCACGAAGAATCCATAGTGCATCTGCTCTGGAGTCCCGATGGAAAGCAGCTCG CGAGCATCGGCCATGACGAAACGCTTACGATCTGGAACTTCTTCGGAAGCCCGCCAAACGGCAACACAAGGGGCAAGAACAGGAAGCGCAAGCTGCAACACGATCCACCGGCAGGGACTAGCTCGGGCTTGCGGGACGTGGCACGGATTCAGTGCAACCGTAACAAAGAAGCCACCTATCGGGATCTGGCCTCCAGTTTCCTTTTCAAGCCGATGCGCTAG